In Sphingomonas sp. R1, a single genomic region encodes these proteins:
- the trxB gene encoding thioredoxin-disulfide reductase: protein MTATHSTRMLILGSGPAGLSAAIYGARAGLAPIVVQGIQPGGQLMTTTDVENYPGFREVIQGPWLMQEMQAQAEHVGAQMMWDTIVEVDVTQRPFRMVGDSGTVYTGDTLVIATGAQARWLGLDSEELLKGKGVSACATCDGFFFRGKKVAVIGGGNTAVEEALYLTNHSHDVTLIHRRDTLRAEKILQQRLFANERINVLWNKEVARFIGGGQPEGLVGIELKDTVTGELSTLEVDGGFVAIGHHPATELFRGHIALDGDGYIQVEKGTTNTSVPGVFACGDVMDKHYRQAITAAGTGCMAALDAERFLAAADFETVAEAAE, encoded by the coding sequence ATGACCGCCACCCATTCTACCCGCATGTTGATCCTCGGCTCGGGCCCCGCCGGCCTTTCGGCCGCCATTTACGGCGCGCGCGCGGGCCTCGCCCCCATCGTCGTACAGGGCATCCAGCCCGGTGGTCAGCTGATGACCACCACCGATGTCGAAAACTATCCCGGCTTCCGCGAAGTGATCCAGGGCCCGTGGCTGATGCAGGAGATGCAGGCCCAGGCCGAGCATGTCGGCGCGCAGATGATGTGGGACACCATCGTCGAGGTCGATGTCACCCAGCGTCCGTTCCGCATGGTCGGCGACAGCGGCACCGTCTATACCGGCGACACGCTGGTGATCGCCACCGGCGCGCAGGCGCGCTGGCTCGGCCTCGATTCCGAAGAGCTGCTCAAGGGCAAGGGCGTCAGCGCCTGCGCGACGTGTGACGGCTTCTTCTTCCGCGGCAAGAAGGTGGCGGTGATCGGCGGCGGCAATACCGCGGTCGAGGAAGCACTATACCTTACCAATCACAGCCATGACGTGACGCTGATCCACCGCCGCGATACGCTCCGCGCCGAGAAGATTTTGCAGCAGCGCCTGTTCGCCAACGAGCGGATCAACGTCCTCTGGAACAAGGAAGTCGCGCGGTTCATCGGCGGCGGCCAGCCCGAGGGCCTGGTCGGCATCGAGCTCAAGGACACGGTGACTGGCGAGCTTTCCACGCTGGAGGTCGATGGCGGCTTCGTCGCGATCGGCCACCACCCGGCGACCGAGCTGTTCCGCGGCCATATCGCGCTCGACGGTGATGGCTATATCCAGGTCGAGAAGGGCACGACCAACACCAGCGTGCCGGGCGTGTTCGCCTGCGGCGACGTGATGGACAAGCACTATCGCCAGGCGATCACCGCTGCGGGCACCGGCTGCATGGCCGCGCTGGATGCCGAGCGCTTCCTCGCGGCGGCGGACTTCGAAACCGTGGCTGAGGCTGCCGAATAA
- a CDS encoding acyl carrier protein, which yields MLDIETTVRGVLRDVLGLSDDRVAAFDADTPLFGALPELDSLAVAGVLTEIEDRLGILIEDDEVDGEMLESFGTLTRFAAQKALG from the coding sequence ATGCTCGACATCGAAACCACCGTGCGCGGCGTGCTGCGCGACGTGCTGGGATTGAGCGACGATCGCGTCGCCGCCTTCGATGCCGACACCCCGCTGTTCGGCGCCCTGCCCGAACTGGACTCGCTCGCAGTGGCAGGCGTGCTGACAGAGATCGAGGACCGCCTGGGCATCCTGATCGAGGATGACGAGGTGGACGGCGAGATGCTGGAGAGCTTCGGCACGCTCACCCGGTTCGCCGCGCAGAAGGCGCTGGGGTGA
- a CDS encoding XrtA system polysaccharide deacetylase: MMVRNGLSVDVEDWFQVGAFETTIARSAWDGLERRVEANTDRVLDLFAEADVQATFFTLGWVAERHPALIRRIAEAGHEVASHGWDHARVFTLTPDQFREDLARARAALEDAGGVAVNGYRAPSFSIDRRTPWAHAVLAEAGYAYSSSIAPIAHDHYGWPDAPRAPFRPLADAGLVELPITIARVLGREVTAGGGFFRLLPKGVTHRAVRAANAGGDAAIFYFHPWEIDPGQPRVRRAPLKSRLRHYARLGAMAGKLRALIAAHGWGRVDAIAQSAAERLA, encoded by the coding sequence ATGATGGTGCGGAACGGCCTTTCGGTCGATGTCGAGGACTGGTTTCAGGTGGGCGCCTTCGAGACGACCATCGCCAGAAGTGCGTGGGACGGGCTCGAGCGCCGCGTGGAAGCGAACACCGACCGCGTCCTCGACCTGTTCGCCGAGGCCGATGTGCAGGCGACATTTTTCACGCTTGGCTGGGTCGCGGAACGGCATCCGGCGCTGATCCGCCGCATCGCCGAGGCGGGGCACGAGGTGGCAAGTCACGGCTGGGACCATGCCCGCGTGTTCACGCTGACGCCGGACCAGTTCCGCGAGGATCTCGCCCGCGCCCGGGCGGCGCTGGAGGATGCCGGCGGCGTCGCGGTGAACGGCTACCGGGCGCCGAGCTTCTCGATCGATCGCCGCACCCCCTGGGCACACGCCGTTCTGGCGGAGGCGGGCTACGCCTATTCGTCCAGCATCGCGCCGATCGCCCATGATCATTATGGCTGGCCCGACGCGCCGCGTGCCCCGTTCCGGCCGCTTGCCGATGCGGGACTGGTCGAACTGCCGATCACCATCGCCCGGGTGCTGGGGCGTGAAGTGACCGCCGGCGGCGGCTTCTTCCGGCTGTTGCCGAAAGGCGTCACGCACCGTGCGGTACGCGCCGCCAATGCGGGAGGCGATGCGGCGATCTTCTATTTCCACCCCTGGGAAATCGATCCCGGCCAGCCGCGTGTGCGGCGTGCGCCGCTCAAGTCGCGGCTGCGTCACTACGCCCGGCTGGGTGCGATGGCGGGCAAGCTGCGCGCGCTCATCGCCGCGCATGGCTGGGGCCGGGTGGATGCGATTGCCCAATCGGCAGCGGAGCGACTGGCGTGA
- a CDS encoding XrtA/PEP-CTERM system exopolysaccharide export protein, whose product MAGSGRFKAAATLALAALLSACGGQGARPELPAAGFVGAKQAPSDEYVIGPLDQLSIFVWRNPELTTKVQVRPDGRITTPLINDMPAVGKTPAMLADDLKLALSEFIKDPIVSVIVENFSGTFAQQVRVVGATEKPASLPYRANMSILDAMIAVGGLNEFAAGNRARLVRYDPQTGKQREYKLRLSDLLKSGDTSANVRLEPGDVIIIPQSMF is encoded by the coding sequence ATGGCGGGTTCAGGACGGTTCAAGGCGGCGGCGACGCTGGCGCTCGCGGCATTGCTATCGGCATGCGGCGGCCAGGGCGCGCGCCCCGAGCTGCCTGCGGCCGGATTTGTCGGTGCCAAGCAGGCGCCCAGCGACGAATATGTGATCGGCCCGCTCGACCAGCTCAGCATCTTCGTCTGGCGCAACCCCGAGCTGACCACCAAGGTACAGGTGCGCCCCGACGGCCGCATCACCACCCCGCTGATCAACGACATGCCGGCGGTGGGCAAAACGCCCGCCATGCTGGCCGACGATCTGAAGCTCGCGCTCAGCGAGTTCATCAAGGATCCGATCGTCTCGGTGATCGTCGAGAATTTCTCGGGCACCTTCGCGCAGCAGGTGCGGGTCGTCGGCGCGACCGAGAAGCCTGCCTCGCTGCCCTATCGGGCCAACATGTCGATTCTTGATGCGATGATCGCGGTGGGCGGGCTCAACGAATTCGCGGCGGGCAACCGTGCCCGGCTGGTGCGCTACGATCCGCAGACCGGCAAGCAGCGCGAATACAAGCTGCGCCTGTCCGACCTGCTGAAGAGTGGTGACACCTCCGCCAATGTCCGGCTCGAGCCGGGCGACGTGATCATCATCCCGCAGAGCATGTTCTGA
- a CDS encoding acyl-CoA ligase (AMP-forming), exosortase A system-associated, with protein sequence MIALDPTPHLIDGLSRRGAPDSVAVHDRAGTLTFAALETAVGGMAHALAAHGLAAGERVASWLPKTRAACLLPLAGPRAGLVHVPINPALKRAQVAHILSDSGARLLVTQRARLAALAPGDVPPDCRVVTEEELAGSDLLPPAQGDPQALAAILYTSGSTGRPKGVMLSHANLWLGAISVAHYLKIVPEDRVLGVLPLSFDYGQNQLLSTWAAGATVVPLDYLTARDVVKAVERFAITTLAGVPPLWVQLLEAEWPAETASKLRRLTNSGGALTRPLVQGLRARFPGADLYPMYGLTEAFRSTYLDPALVEAHPDSIGRAIPFAEILVVGADGQRAAQGELVHAGPLVAQGYWRDPERTALRFRPAPAFAEHQGLAVWSGDTVAEDADGLLRFVGRDDEMIKSSGNRISPTEIEEAVVAGGETSEAVAFGIPDPRLGQAILVVARGDGSREEALRARLRRDLPSFQQPARYVWRESLPRNANGKLDRSGLKTEIV encoded by the coding sequence ATGATCGCGCTGGATCCCACTCCACATCTTATAGACGGGCTGTCGCGGCGCGGCGCGCCGGATAGTGTTGCGGTGCACGACAGGGCCGGCACGCTGACCTTCGCTGCGCTGGAAACGGCGGTCGGCGGCATGGCCCATGCGCTCGCGGCCCACGGTCTCGCCGCCGGGGAGCGGGTGGCCAGCTGGCTGCCCAAGACGCGTGCCGCCTGCCTGTTGCCGCTCGCTGGGCCGCGTGCCGGGCTGGTGCATGTGCCGATCAACCCGGCGCTCAAGCGCGCGCAGGTCGCGCACATCCTCTCCGACAGCGGCGCCCGGCTGCTGGTGACGCAGCGGGCACGGCTGGCGGCGCTAGCGCCGGGGGATGTCCCGCCGGATTGCCGCGTGGTGACCGAGGAGGAACTGGCCGGCTCAGACCTGCTGCCGCCTGCCCAGGGCGATCCGCAGGCGCTGGCAGCGATCCTCTACACCTCGGGCTCGACGGGACGGCCCAAGGGGGTGATGCTCAGCCACGCCAATCTCTGGCTCGGCGCGATCAGCGTCGCGCATTATCTGAAGATCGTGCCGGAGGACCGGGTGCTCGGTGTGCTGCCGCTGAGCTTCGACTATGGCCAGAACCAGCTTCTCTCCACCTGGGCCGCAGGCGCGACCGTGGTGCCGCTCGATTATCTCACCGCGCGAGACGTGGTGAAAGCGGTGGAGCGCTTCGCGATCACCACGTTGGCCGGCGTGCCGCCGCTCTGGGTGCAGCTGCTCGAAGCGGAATGGCCCGCGGAAACCGCGTCGAAGCTGCGGCGCCTGACCAATTCGGGAGGGGCGCTCACCCGGCCGCTGGTGCAGGGCCTGCGCGCCCGCTTCCCCGGCGCGGATCTCTACCCGATGTACGGTCTTACCGAGGCGTTCCGCTCCACCTATCTCGACCCGGCACTGGTCGAGGCGCACCCTGATTCGATCGGTCGGGCAATCCCCTTCGCCGAGATCCTGGTCGTCGGCGCGGACGGTCAGCGTGCCGCCCAGGGCGAATTGGTCCATGCCGGCCCACTCGTCGCGCAAGGCTATTGGCGGGATCCGGAACGGACGGCGCTGCGCTTCCGCCCGGCGCCTGCCTTTGCCGAGCATCAGGGCCTGGCGGTATGGTCGGGCGATACGGTCGCCGAAGATGCCGACGGCCTGCTGCGCTTCGTGGGGCGCGACGACGAGATGATCAAATCCTCGGGCAATCGGATCAGCCCGACCGAGATCGAGGAAGCGGTGGTGGCCGGCGGCGAAACCAGTGAGGCGGTGGCCTTCGGGATCCCCGATCCGCGGTTGGGCCAGGCGATTCTGGTCGTCGCACGCGGCGACGGCAGCCGGGAGGAGGCATTGCGCGCCCGGCTGCGGCGGGACCTGCCGAGCTTCCAGCAACCGGCGCGCTATGTGTGGCGCGAAAGCCTGCCGCGCAACGCCAATGGCAAGCTCGACCGGTCCGGCCTGAAGACGGAGATAGTATGA
- a CDS encoding XrtA system polysaccharide chain length determinant gives MGGLFDEVRSAVHAVWMRRMLALAIAWGVCVVGWAAVSRIPDSYESKARVLVELRQVLPSDGGAGTAGQQQDIDRIRQTLTSAVNLEKVVRGTDLARTITKPSDLGARIAGLQRAIKLTAQQDNLFEIAVTGADPVICRQVVQKLIELFRDNKLADSRDESSQSLAFLDQQLSERQQALQAAEAKRADFQSRFLGSLPGTGSLDDRIGAAQQQLAQIESDLAAAQSSLNAVNAQMAGTPASVAGQGGVATGVSPARARLGDLQAQLSEARARGFTEAHPDVIALRQQIAGAQAAVTREPTGGGGGGSFANPLYLSLRSMQADKAATVAALSQRRAQIQGDLSALGAKLGQAPQVAAEQGQIDRDYQVLKDQYAKLLADREQLRISSQAQSQTDAVKFSIIDPPTQPRAPTSPNRPMLLTAVLVAGLGAGVAAVFLLSKLRTTFDTATRLEKASGMPVIGSIGEVVTATQAARRRRRLQQFLGGAAGLGAAYAAMLLVVMLHRGTGA, from the coding sequence ATGGGCGGCCTGTTCGACGAAGTCCGTAGCGCAGTCCACGCCGTGTGGATGCGCCGCATGCTGGCGCTGGCGATCGCCTGGGGGGTGTGCGTGGTGGGCTGGGCGGCGGTGTCGCGCATCCCCGACAGCTACGAATCCAAGGCGCGCGTTCTGGTCGAATTGCGCCAGGTGCTGCCCAGCGACGGCGGCGCCGGGACCGCGGGGCAGCAGCAGGACATCGACCGCATCCGCCAGACGCTGACCAGCGCGGTGAATCTGGAGAAGGTCGTTCGCGGAACCGATCTCGCCCGCACGATCACCAAGCCGTCCGATCTCGGGGCGCGCATCGCCGGGCTGCAAAGGGCGATCAAGCTGACCGCGCAGCAGGACAATCTGTTCGAGATCGCGGTGACCGGCGCCGATCCCGTCATCTGCCGCCAGGTGGTGCAGAAACTGATCGAGCTGTTCCGCGACAACAAGCTGGCGGACAGCCGTGACGAGAGCAGCCAGTCGCTTGCCTTTCTCGACCAGCAGTTGAGCGAGCGGCAACAGGCGCTCCAGGCGGCCGAGGCCAAGCGCGCCGATTTCCAGTCGCGCTTCCTCGGGAGCTTGCCGGGTACCGGCTCGCTGGACGACCGGATCGGCGCTGCCCAGCAGCAGCTGGCGCAGATCGAGAGCGATCTCGCCGCGGCGCAGAGCAGCCTCAATGCCGTCAATGCGCAAATGGCGGGTACGCCTGCCAGCGTGGCGGGGCAGGGCGGCGTCGCGACCGGCGTGAGCCCCGCGCGTGCGCGGCTCGGCGACCTGCAGGCACAGCTGTCCGAGGCGCGGGCCCGCGGCTTCACCGAGGCGCATCCCGACGTGATCGCGCTGCGCCAGCAGATCGCCGGCGCGCAGGCCGCGGTGACGCGCGAGCCGACGGGCGGCGGGGGCGGCGGCAGCTTCGCCAACCCGCTCTATCTCAGCCTGCGCTCGATGCAGGCGGACAAGGCGGCGACCGTTGCGGCGCTCAGCCAGCGGCGTGCGCAGATCCAGGGCGATCTGTCCGCGCTCGGCGCCAAGCTTGGTCAGGCGCCGCAGGTGGCGGCCGAGCAGGGCCAGATCGACCGCGACTATCAGGTGCTGAAAGATCAATATGCCAAGTTGCTTGCCGATCGCGAACAGCTCCGCATCAGCAGCCAGGCGCAGAGCCAGACGGACGCGGTCAAGTTCAGCATCATCGATCCGCCGACCCAGCCGCGCGCGCCCACCTCTCCCAATCGACCGATGCTGCTGACCGCGGTGCTCGTCGCAGGGCTCGGTGCAGGTGTCGCCGCGGTGTTCCTGCTGTCCAAGCTGCGCACGACCTTCGACACGGCGACACGGCTCGAAAAGGCGAGCGGGATGCCGGTGATCGGCTCGATCGGCGAGGTGGTCACCGCAACGCAGGCCGCGCGCCGCCGCCGCCGCCTGCAGCAATTCCTCGGCGGCGCGGCCGGGCTGGGCGCGGCCTATGCGGCCATGCTGCTCGTCGTGATGCTCCACCGCGGCACGGGGGCCTGA
- a CDS encoding serine aminopeptidase domain-containing protein, translating into MRSLISFPCLGDLLIGTLDSASGETGLMIVSEANEIRSGPHRSMAQLAHRIAAAGYPVLRFDRRGVGDSAGVNCGFLDSGPDIATAAKTFRREAQLRRLVAFGNGDAASALALFHREARIDALLLANPAIVGALAGPDDAEPEAQPARGWMRQMLGRVGGRRPDGPPSIAGAMATALTEAEIPITLLLATRDETAAAFADVLHRPAFAAAGTRIRRKQFDTASHVFAGTADKAWLYERVIEALAEQRAP; encoded by the coding sequence GTGCGAAGCCTGATCAGCTTCCCGTGCCTGGGTGACCTGCTGATCGGCACGCTGGACAGCGCGTCGGGCGAGACCGGCCTGATGATCGTCTCCGAGGCCAACGAGATCCGCAGCGGGCCGCATCGCAGCATGGCGCAACTGGCTCACCGGATCGCCGCCGCGGGCTATCCGGTGCTGCGCTTCGACCGCCGCGGCGTGGGCGACTCCGCTGGCGTCAATTGCGGCTTCCTCGATAGCGGCCCGGACATCGCAACCGCCGCCAAGACCTTTCGGCGCGAGGCGCAACTGCGTCGTCTGGTGGCGTTCGGCAACGGCGATGCCGCCTCGGCGCTCGCGCTGTTCCATCGTGAGGCGCGAATCGATGCGCTGCTGCTCGCCAATCCGGCGATCGTCGGTGCGCTGGCAGGGCCCGACGATGCCGAGCCGGAGGCGCAGCCCGCTCGCGGGTGGATGCGGCAGATGCTGGGCCGGGTCGGCGGGCGCCGCCCGGACGGACCGCCGAGCATCGCCGGCGCCATGGCCACGGCCCTCACCGAGGCGGAGATTCCGATCACGCTGCTGCTCGCAACCCGCGACGAGACGGCGGCCGCCTTCGCCGATGTGCTGCACCGGCCGGCCTTTGCCGCAGCCGGCACGCGGATCCGCCGCAAGCAGTTCGACACCGCCAGCCACGTCTTCGCCGGCACGGCCGACAAGGCCTGGCTCTACGAACGCGTGATCGAGGCGCTCGCCGAACAGCGAGCGCCCTGA
- a CDS encoding AAA family ATPase — MMDDHYGLRGRPFQLTPDPRFWFDTATHGKAMAYLGYGLSQGEGFVVITGDPGAGKTTLMGHLLAELDGERLTVVKIVSTHLRADDLLRLVAQGLGLAGDGLTKAALLSAIEQGLHATARAGRRTLLVVDEAQALPGESLDELRMLSNFQAGGYPLLQIFLLGQPEFRLVLQQPEFEQLRQRVIAMHHLAPMEVEEVESYLMHRLQCVGWQGRPRFTADALAAMHRWSGGIPRRLNQLASRVLLYGGVEQIENFGAPDIAAVIDDIAQESVVEDQSGPARMPEPVESGRMAELRAVPAVSAETRALERRVSELEAQVASQSDALRRVLALLVDWVEKDDGRSGIDLAAFRGNVA, encoded by the coding sequence ATGATGGACGACCATTATGGACTGCGCGGCCGGCCGTTCCAGCTGACCCCCGACCCGCGATTCTGGTTCGATACCGCCACGCACGGCAAGGCGATGGCCTATCTCGGCTATGGCCTCAGCCAGGGCGAGGGCTTCGTCGTGATCACCGGCGATCCCGGCGCGGGCAAGACCACGCTGATGGGGCATTTGCTGGCCGAACTGGACGGGGAGCGGCTGACCGTCGTGAAGATCGTCTCCACCCATTTGCGGGCCGATGATCTTCTGCGGCTGGTGGCGCAGGGGCTGGGGCTGGCCGGCGACGGGTTGACCAAGGCCGCCTTGCTCTCCGCGATCGAGCAGGGCCTGCACGCGACCGCCCGTGCCGGTCGCCGCACCCTGCTGGTGGTCGATGAGGCACAGGCGCTGCCGGGCGAAAGCCTCGACGAGCTGCGCATGCTCTCCAATTTCCAGGCCGGGGGCTATCCGCTGCTGCAGATCTTCCTGCTCGGTCAGCCCGAATTCCGTCTGGTGCTGCAACAGCCCGAATTCGAGCAGCTCCGCCAGCGGGTCATCGCAATGCATCACCTCGCGCCGATGGAGGTGGAGGAAGTCGAATCCTACCTGATGCACCGGCTGCAATGCGTCGGCTGGCAGGGGAGGCCGCGCTTCACCGCCGATGCGCTGGCGGCAATGCATCGCTGGTCCGGCGGCATTCCGCGACGGCTCAACCAGCTGGCCAGCCGGGTCTTGCTGTATGGCGGCGTCGAGCAGATCGAAAATTTCGGCGCGCCGGACATCGCCGCGGTGATCGACGATATCGCGCAGGAAAGCGTGGTGGAGGACCAAAGCGGGCCGGCGCGCATGCCCGAGCCGGTTGAATCCGGCCGGATGGCCGAGCTGCGGGCGGTACCCGCGGTGTCCGCGGAAACCCGCGCGCTGGAACGGCGCGTCTCGGAGCTGGAGGCGCAGGTCGCCTCGCAGTCGGATGCACTGCGCCGTGTGCTGGCGCTGCTCGTCGACTGGGTCGAGAAGGACGACGGACGCAGCGGCATCGATCTTGCCGCGTTCCGCGGCAATGTGGCCTGA
- a CDS encoding pyridoxal-dependent decarboxylase, exosortase A system-associated has translation MNAKPIGPIPPHYGGQAALEIAGRSATDWAGAGTPLYLYDLAAVQARIARFRAAMPAQVALHYAIKANPFSPLIAAIAPQVDGIDVASAGEMAKALAVLPATTISFAGPGKRDAELEAAIRAGVTLNLESEGEAERALAIGERTGIAPRLAVRVNPDFELRGSGMKMGGRASPFGIDAARVPVLIRRLIAAGADWRGFHIYAGSQALSAEAVIETQSATIGLAARLADAAGARPPLVNLGGGFGIPYFPGDASLDVEAVGAALASELERLDTYYAIELGRWLVGEAGIYLARVIDRKESQGETFLVVDGGLNHHLAATGNFGTVVRRNYPVAVAHRMHDAAEEVVTIVGPLCTPLDRLADRVALPRAEVGDLIAIFASGAYGASASPQGFLGHPPVRELLAGN, from the coding sequence ATGAACGCGAAGCCCATCGGCCCCATTCCTCCCCACTATGGCGGCCAGGCCGCACTGGAGATTGCAGGCCGGTCAGCCACTGACTGGGCAGGGGCCGGAACGCCGCTCTATCTCTATGATCTGGCTGCCGTGCAGGCGCGGATCGCGCGGTTTCGCGCGGCCATGCCGGCGCAGGTGGCGCTCCATTATGCGATCAAGGCCAACCCCTTTTCGCCATTGATCGCCGCCATCGCGCCCCAGGTGGACGGGATCGACGTCGCCTCGGCGGGCGAGATGGCAAAGGCACTCGCCGTCCTGCCGGCGACGACGATCAGCTTCGCCGGGCCCGGCAAGCGCGACGCGGAGCTGGAGGCGGCGATCCGCGCCGGCGTCACGCTCAATCTCGAGTCCGAAGGCGAGGCCGAGCGCGCGCTGGCGATCGGTGAGCGGACCGGCATTGCCCCGCGCCTCGCCGTACGGGTCAACCCGGACTTCGAGCTGCGCGGATCGGGCATGAAGATGGGCGGGCGGGCTTCGCCCTTCGGGATCGATGCCGCGCGCGTGCCGGTGCTGATCCGGCGGCTGATCGCGGCGGGTGCGGACTGGCGCGGATTTCACATCTATGCGGGGTCGCAGGCGCTGTCGGCCGAGGCGGTGATCGAGACGCAGTCGGCAACCATCGGCCTCGCCGCGCGGCTGGCCGATGCGGCAGGCGCGCGACCACCGCTGGTCAATCTCGGCGGCGGTTTCGGGATTCCCTATTTTCCCGGCGACGCGTCGCTCGACGTGGAAGCGGTGGGCGCGGCGCTGGCGAGCGAGCTCGAACGGCTTGACACCTACTATGCGATCGAACTCGGCCGCTGGCTGGTGGGCGAGGCGGGCATCTATCTGGCGCGCGTGATCGACCGCAAGGAAAGCCAGGGCGAAACCTTTCTGGTGGTCGATGGCGGTCTCAACCATCATCTCGCCGCCACCGGCAATTTCGGCACTGTCGTCCGTCGAAACTACCCCGTGGCGGTTGCGCATCGCATGCACGACGCGGCGGAAGAAGTGGTCACCATCGTGGGACCGCTGTGCACGCCGCTGGACCGGCTGGCCGACCGCGTGGCGCTCCCCCGCGCCGAGGTGGGCGACCTGATCGCGATCTTTGCATCGGGTGCCTATGGCGCCAGCGCCAGCCCGCAGGGGTTCCTCGGCCACCCGCCGGTTCGCGAGCTTCTGGCAGGGAACTGA
- a CDS encoding AAA family ATPase, translated as MNDHSPKRFYGSLIQRAIAMMPGLPGEAGAPVRQAEAPVQIRERQRVPIDRRRLAAAGMLVPGGPITPLAEEFRMVKRQLLLTARGVAGVDADRARMILVCSAQPDEGKTFCAINLALSMAAEKDVEILLVDADFAKPDVSKRLGMGEGPGLLDALAGQIDVEACIVDTDVPQLAILPAGARSVSDTELLASDGARAMLDRLAAANPRRIVIFDSPPALAASPASVLALHVGQTMMVVRADSTSEEDLRAAVSALDGCEHIQLVLNAVSFQPQGRRFGSYYAQGGR; from the coding sequence ATGAACGACCATAGCCCGAAGCGCTTCTACGGTTCGCTCATCCAGCGTGCGATCGCGATGATGCCGGGGCTGCCGGGCGAGGCGGGGGCGCCGGTGCGACAGGCCGAGGCGCCGGTGCAGATCCGCGAGCGCCAACGCGTGCCGATCGATCGCCGCCGCCTGGCTGCGGCGGGCATGCTGGTGCCCGGTGGCCCGATCACCCCGCTGGCGGAGGAATTCCGGATGGTGAAGCGGCAGCTGCTGCTCACCGCGCGGGGAGTCGCCGGTGTCGATGCCGATCGGGCACGAATGATCCTGGTCTGCTCGGCGCAGCCGGACGAGGGCAAGACCTTCTGCGCAATCAATCTCGCGCTTTCGATGGCGGCCGAGAAGGACGTCGAGATTCTCCTGGTCGACGCCGATTTCGCCAAGCCGGACGTATCCAAGCGGCTGGGCATGGGCGAAGGGCCCGGCCTGCTCGATGCGCTCGCGGGCCAGATCGATGTGGAGGCCTGCATCGTCGATACCGACGTGCCGCAGCTGGCGATCCTTCCCGCCGGCGCGCGCAGCGTGAGCGACACCGAATTGCTCGCCAGCGACGGCGCGCGGGCGATGCTCGATCGGCTGGCTGCCGCCAACCCCCGCCGGATCGTGATCTTCGATTCGCCGCCTGCGCTGGCCGCGTCCCCCGCCTCGGTGCTTGCGCTGCATGTCGGGCAGACGATGATGGTGGTGCGCGCCGATAGCACGAGTGAAGAGGATCTGCGCGCGGCGGTGTCTGCGCTGGACGGATGCGAGCATATCCAGCTGGTCCTCAACGCGGTGTCGTTCCAGCCACAAGGCCGTCGGTTCGGCAGCTACTACGCGCAGGGCGGCCGGTGA